In the genome of Pseudomonas sp. P5_109, one region contains:
- the paaZ gene encoding phenylacetic acid degradation bifunctional protein PaaZ, whose amino-acid sequence MSHAPTLQSFIAGRWIGQHGAQVLRSAIDGHEIARTHEERPDFAEAIEHGRRQGISGLMALDFQQRAQRLKALALYLSERKEQLYAISHHSGATRADSWIDIEGGNSTLFTYASLGSRELPSGNVVHEGPAMQLSKMGTFAGTHILVPRGGLAVHINAFNFPIWGMLEKFAPSFLAGMPCIVKPASATSYLTEAVVRLMDESGLLPAGSLQLIIGGTGDLLDRLQGQDVVTFTGSADTAAKLRVNPNLIRNSVPFNAEADSLNCAILAPDVTPDDEEFELFIKEVAREMTTKAGQKCTAIRRAIVPAKHIDAVATRLRDRLAKVVVGDPSVEGVRMGALASHDQQKDVAERLESLLQSSDMLFGARDGFEPRGENVDKGAFFAPTLLQARDPHAEGGAHDIEAFGPVSTLMAYDDLDEALALAARGKGSLVASLVTKDPQIAAKAIPVAAALHGRLLVLDRNCAGESTGHGSPLPQLKHGGPGRAGGGEELGGLRAVKHYLQRAAVQGSPTMLAAVTGEYVRGAKVIETDVHPFRRHFQDLQIGESLLTHRRTVTEADLVNFGCLSGDHFYMHFDDIAAKESQFGKRIAHGYFVLSAAAGLFVSPGVGPVLANYGLDTLRFINPVGIGDTIQARLTCKRKIDQGKKSPQGIPQGVVAWDVEVTNQLGELVASYDILTLVVKRED is encoded by the coding sequence ATGTCCCACGCCCCTACTCTGCAAAGTTTCATCGCCGGCCGCTGGATCGGCCAACACGGCGCACAAGTGCTGCGCAGCGCCATCGACGGCCATGAAATCGCCCGCACCCATGAGGAGCGCCCGGACTTCGCCGAGGCCATCGAGCATGGTCGTCGCCAGGGTATCAGCGGCCTGATGGCACTGGACTTCCAGCAGCGCGCCCAGCGTCTCAAGGCCCTGGCCCTGTACCTGAGCGAGCGCAAGGAACAGCTCTACGCGATTTCCCATCACAGCGGCGCCACCCGTGCCGACAGCTGGATCGATATCGAAGGCGGCAACAGCACCCTGTTCACCTACGCCAGCCTCGGTTCCCGCGAGCTGCCGTCGGGCAACGTCGTCCACGAAGGCCCGGCCATGCAGCTGAGCAAAATGGGCACCTTCGCCGGCACCCACATCCTGGTGCCTCGCGGCGGCCTGGCGGTGCACATCAACGCCTTCAACTTCCCGATCTGGGGCATGCTGGAAAAATTCGCGCCGAGCTTCCTCGCGGGCATGCCGTGCATCGTCAAACCAGCCAGTGCCACCAGCTACCTGACCGAAGCCGTGGTGCGCCTGATGGACGAATCGGGCCTGCTGCCAGCGGGCAGCCTGCAACTGATCATCGGCGGCACCGGCGACCTGCTCGACCGCCTGCAAGGCCAGGACGTCGTGACCTTCACCGGTTCCGCCGACACCGCGGCCAAGCTGCGGGTCAACCCGAACCTGATCCGCAATTCGGTACCGTTCAACGCCGAAGCCGACTCGCTGAACTGCGCCATTCTCGCTCCGGACGTGACCCCGGATGACGAAGAATTCGAGCTATTCATCAAGGAAGTCGCCCGGGAAATGACCACCAAGGCCGGGCAGAAATGCACCGCCATCCGCCGCGCCATCGTCCCGGCCAAGCACATCGATGCAGTCGCCACGCGCCTGCGTGATCGCCTGGCCAAGGTGGTGGTCGGTGACCCGTCGGTGGAAGGCGTGCGCATGGGCGCACTGGCTTCCCACGACCAGCAGAAAGACGTGGCCGAGCGTCTGGAATCCCTGTTACAGAGCAGCGACATGCTGTTCGGCGCCCGCGACGGTTTCGAACCACGCGGCGAAAATGTCGACAAAGGTGCGTTCTTCGCCCCGACCCTGTTGCAAGCCCGCGACCCGCATGCCGAAGGCGGCGCCCACGACATCGAAGCGTTCGGCCCGGTCAGCACCTTGATGGCCTACGACGACCTCGACGAAGCCCTGGCCCTGGCCGCTCGCGGCAAAGGCAGCCTGGTAGCCAGCCTGGTGACCAAGGATCCACAAATCGCCGCCAAGGCGATTCCGGTGGCGGCAGCCCTGCACGGGCGCCTGCTGGTGCTGGATCGCAACTGCGCCGGCGAATCCACCGGTCACGGCTCGCCATTGCCGCAGCTCAAGCACGGTGGCCCGGGTCGTGCCGGTGGCGGTGAAGAACTCGGTGGCCTGCGCGCAGTGAAGCACTACCTGCAACGCGCGGCGGTGCAAGGTTCGCCGACCATGCTGGCGGCGGTCACCGGCGAATACGTGCGCGGCGCCAAGGTCATCGAAACCGACGTGCATCCGTTCCGTCGCCACTTCCAGGACCTGCAGATCGGCGAATCGCTGCTGACTCACCGCCGCACCGTCACCGAGGCGGACCTGGTGAACTTCGGCTGCCTGTCGGGCGACCACTTCTACATGCACTTCGACGACATCGCCGCCAAGGAATCGCAGTTCGGCAAGCGCATCGCCCACGGTTACTTCGTGCTGTCGGCAGCAGCCGGTCTGTTTGTATCCCCTGGCGTCGGCCCGGTGCTGGCCAACTACGGCCTGGACACCCTGCGCTTCATCAACCCGGTGGGCATCGGCGACACCATCCAGGCGCGCCTGACCTGCAAGCGCAAAATCGACCAGGGCAAGAAGAGCCCGCAGGGCATCCCGCAAGGGGTGGTGGCGTGGGATGTGGAAGTGACCAACCAGCTGGGTGAGCTGGTGGCGAGCTATGACATTTTGACTTTGGTCGTGAAGCGCGAAGACTGA
- a CDS encoding helix-turn-helix domain-containing protein: protein MNSPHRLLPRGCTPARLRGMNKPDDDTLIAMPFGALHKWHGGMREAFAHIDEPDALQYLASALAQLVSVESMMISLERKDRAPQLLHQRGIAQEYQVSILERYFAGGYLLDPFCLAVEQGLAQGFYHLEEIAPDNFFDSDYYKTYYLKAGCSEDSYYIVDTGNDTKISVSLYQGFGGECLSVEQLNLLRAVEPLVREFISEFSQRGMLRSHEIQCEKDQGLRDDLKHRVQSAFEHFGSDLLTEREREVAHMILRGHSVKSTASQMSISPETVRMHRKNLYLKLEVGSQSELFALFIEWLRKH from the coding sequence ATGAATTCGCCACACAGGCTGTTACCAAGGGGCTGTACTCCCGCTAGACTGCGGGGCATGAACAAACCAGACGACGATACGCTGATCGCGATGCCCTTCGGGGCATTGCACAAATGGCATGGGGGAATGCGCGAGGCATTCGCCCATATCGATGAGCCTGACGCCCTGCAATACCTGGCGTCAGCGTTGGCGCAGTTGGTGTCCGTCGAGTCGATGATGATCAGCCTGGAACGCAAGGACCGCGCGCCCCAGTTGCTGCATCAGCGCGGGATTGCCCAGGAGTATCAGGTGTCGATTCTTGAGCGCTATTTTGCCGGGGGCTATTTGCTTGATCCGTTCTGCCTGGCGGTGGAGCAGGGGCTGGCGCAAGGCTTCTATCACCTGGAGGAAATTGCCCCGGACAACTTCTTCGACAGTGATTACTACAAGACCTATTACCTGAAGGCGGGCTGTTCGGAAGACAGCTACTACATTGTCGATACCGGCAATGACACGAAGATTTCCGTCAGTCTTTATCAAGGTTTCGGTGGTGAATGCCTCAGCGTCGAACAGCTGAATCTGCTGCGCGCCGTGGAACCGCTGGTGCGTGAGTTCATCAGCGAATTCAGCCAGCGCGGGATGCTGCGCAGTCACGAGATCCAGTGCGAAAAAGACCAGGGCCTGCGCGATGATCTCAAGCACCGGGTGCAGTCGGCGTTCGAGCATTTTGGCAGCGACTTGCTCACCGAGCGCGAGCGGGAAGTGGCACACATGATCCTGCGCGGGCACTCGGTGAAATCCACGGCGAGCCAGATGAGCATCTCACCGGAAACCGTGCGCATGCACCGCAAGAACCTGTACCTGAAACTGGAAGTGGGCTCGCAGTCGGAACTGTTTGCGCTGTTTATCGAGTGGTTGCGCAAGCATTAG
- a CDS encoding aminotransferase: MATPTRSVFSPADESRLVKADKAHHMHGYHVFDEHAEQGSLNIVAGDGAYIYDTQGNRFLDAVGGMWCTNIGLGREEMAEAIADQVRQLAYSNPFSDMSNNVAIQLCEKLASLAPGDLDHVFLTTGGSTAVDTAYRLIQYYQNCRGKPEKKHVIARFNAYHGSTTLTMSIGNKAADRVPEFDYANPLIHHVSNPNPYRAPDGMDEAQFLEFLVKEFEDKILSIGADKVAGFFAEPIMGSGGVIIPPRGYLKRMWEVCQRYDILFVADEVVTSFGRLGKFFASYDVFDVQPDIITTAKGLTSAYLPLGACIFSDRIWKVIAEPGKGRCFTHGFTYSGHPVCCTAALKNIEIIERENLLAHVDTVGAYLEERLATLRDLPLVGDVRCLKLMACVEFVADKRTKKLFADEINIGEMIHSRAQTRGLLVRPIMHLNVMSPPLILTFAQVDEIVETLRECIVEVAAELQASGQYGGQ, translated from the coding sequence ATGGCGACGCCAACACGCAGCGTTTTTTCCCCAGCGGACGAGTCCCGGCTGGTCAAGGCCGACAAGGCTCACCATATGCACGGCTATCACGTGTTCGACGAACACGCCGAGCAGGGCTCGTTGAACATCGTCGCAGGCGATGGCGCCTACATCTACGACACCCAGGGCAACCGCTTCCTTGATGCGGTGGGCGGCATGTGGTGCACCAACATCGGCCTGGGCCGCGAGGAAATGGCCGAGGCCATCGCTGATCAGGTGCGTCAGCTGGCCTACTCCAATCCGTTCTCCGACATGTCCAACAACGTGGCGATCCAGCTGTGCGAAAAACTCGCCAGCCTGGCCCCCGGCGACCTCGACCATGTGTTCCTCACCACCGGTGGCTCCACCGCCGTGGACACCGCCTACCGGCTGATCCAGTACTACCAGAACTGCCGTGGCAAACCCGAGAAGAAGCACGTCATTGCGCGGTTCAATGCCTATCACGGCTCCACAACCCTGACCATGTCGATCGGCAACAAGGCCGCCGACCGCGTGCCGGAGTTCGATTACGCCAACCCGCTGATCCACCACGTTTCCAACCCGAACCCGTACCGCGCGCCCGATGGCATGGACGAGGCACAGTTCCTCGAGTTCCTGGTCAAGGAGTTCGAAGACAAGATCCTCTCGATCGGCGCGGACAAGGTCGCCGGCTTCTTCGCCGAGCCGATCATGGGCTCGGGCGGGGTGATCATTCCGCCCCGGGGTTACCTCAAGCGCATGTGGGAGGTGTGCCAGCGCTACGACATCCTGTTCGTCGCCGACGAAGTGGTGACCTCGTTCGGGCGCCTGGGCAAGTTCTTCGCCTCCTATGATGTGTTCGACGTGCAGCCGGACATCATCACCACCGCCAAGGGCCTGACCTCGGCCTACCTGCCGCTGGGCGCGTGTATCTTTTCCGACCGCATCTGGAAAGTCATCGCCGAGCCGGGCAAGGGCCGCTGCTTCACCCACGGCTTTACCTACAGCGGTCACCCGGTGTGCTGCACGGCGGCGCTGAAGAACATCGAGATCATCGAGCGGGAAAACCTGCTGGCCCATGTCGACACGGTGGGCGCCTATCTGGAAGAGCGCCTGGCGACCCTGCGCGACTTGCCGCTGGTGGGGGATGTGCGCTGCCTGAAGCTGATGGCCTGCGTTGAATTCGTCGCGGACAAGCGCACCAAGAAATTGTTTGCCGACGAGATCAACATTGGCGAGATGATTCACTCCCGAGCGCAGACCCGAGGCTTGCTGGTGCGGCCGATCATGCACCTGAACGTGATGTCGCCGCCGCTGATCCTGACGTTTGCCCAGGTCGACGAAATCGTCGAGACCCTGCGCGAATGCATTGTCGAAGTGGCAGCGGAGCTTCAGGCCAGCGGTCAGTATGGCGGCCAATGA
- a CDS encoding polyamine ABC transporter substrate-binding protein: protein MGKTLLKVISSLFVVPLTLNAYAAQVDDGNTLRLYNWADYIGEKTIADFEKATGIKVVYDTFDSYETVQAKLLTGHSGYDLIVLNASLAPPLIKAKVFQPLDKKQLPGWTNLDPQILEDLQGYDPGTQYSAPYTWGSNGVTYNVDKIKERMPDAPIGSLAMIFDPKIVSRFADCGVTLLDAPTEVIPMALTYLGRDPRSAAPEDLKAAQELLLSVRPYIRKFDSVNYLTSLPNGDVCMAMTWSGDYATAMARAAEAKKKIDLAYFIPKEGSLIWFDNMYIPADATHVANAHKFLEYLMQPQVMADVSDYINYANSNAAATPLLNADVRDNPAIYPDAQTRERLFPQKTQDAKDMRAITRVWSTVKSGI, encoded by the coding sequence ATGGGCAAGACACTGCTTAAGGTGATTTCCAGTCTGTTTGTTGTACCGCTGACCTTGAATGCCTACGCCGCTCAAGTGGACGACGGCAATACGCTGCGGCTGTACAACTGGGCGGACTACATCGGTGAAAAAACCATCGCCGATTTCGAAAAGGCCACCGGTATCAAGGTGGTCTACGACACCTTCGATTCCTATGAAACGGTGCAGGCCAAATTGCTCACCGGCCATTCCGGTTATGACCTGATCGTGTTGAATGCCTCCCTGGCACCGCCGCTGATCAAGGCCAAGGTGTTCCAGCCGCTGGATAAAAAACAGTTGCCGGGCTGGACCAACCTGGATCCGCAGATCCTCGAGGACCTGCAAGGCTATGACCCGGGCACCCAGTACTCGGCACCGTACACCTGGGGCAGCAACGGCGTCACCTACAACGTCGACAAGATCAAGGAGCGCATGCCGGACGCGCCGATCGGTTCGCTGGCGATGATCTTCGACCCGAAAATCGTCTCGCGCTTCGCCGACTGCGGCGTGACCCTGCTCGACGCCCCGACCGAAGTCATTCCCATGGCCTTGACCTACCTGGGACGCGACCCGAGAAGCGCCGCACCGGAGGACCTGAAAGCCGCCCAGGAATTGCTGCTGTCGGTGCGGCCCTACATCCGCAAGTTCGACTCGGTCAACTACCTGACCAGCCTGCCCAACGGCGACGTGTGCATGGCCATGACCTGGTCCGGCGACTACGCCACCGCCATGGCCCGCGCCGCCGAAGCCAAGAAGAAGATCGACCTGGCGTACTTCATTCCCAAGGAAGGCTCGCTGATCTGGTTCGACAACATGTACATCCCGGCCGATGCGACTCACGTCGCCAATGCTCACAAATTCCTCGAATACCTGATGCAGCCGCAGGTGATGGCCGATGTGAGCGATTACATCAATTACGCCAACAGCAACGCGGCGGCCACGCCGTTGTTGAACGCCGATGTGCGCGACAACCCGGCGATCTACCCCGATGCACAGACCCGCGAGCGCCTGTTCCCGCAGAAGACCCAGGACGCCAAGGACATGCGGGCGATCACCCGGGTCTGGAGCACCGTGAAAAGCGGCATCTGA
- a CDS encoding enoyl-CoA hydratase-related protein — protein MTDLIKHEQRDGVLTLTIDRPDKLNALNNAMYTRLADLLQAADEDEQTGVIIITGGPTCFTSGNDLVDFLQNPPTHLDAPAFHLMKVVTRLQKPLIAAVCGAAIGIGTTLLLHCDQVLVTRNAKLRMPFVNIGLCPEFGASLLLPRRLGHARAASLLLLGNGLDGNEAVNWGIANEAFDDGEQCLAAALKIAQRFLAMPQQALRQSRQLMKQASLAELEATLREENTLFIQRLNTDEAKTALNALLNRSTDKNPPKGNQP, from the coding sequence ATGACAGATTTGATCAAACACGAGCAACGCGACGGCGTGTTGACGCTGACCATCGACCGCCCGGACAAGCTCAACGCGCTGAACAACGCCATGTACACCCGACTGGCCGACCTGCTGCAGGCCGCCGACGAAGACGAGCAGACCGGCGTGATCATCATCACTGGCGGCCCGACCTGCTTCACCAGCGGCAATGACCTGGTGGACTTCCTGCAGAATCCGCCGACTCATCTGGACGCCCCGGCGTTCCACTTGATGAAAGTCGTCACGCGCCTGCAAAAGCCGCTGATCGCGGCAGTCTGCGGGGCGGCCATCGGCATCGGCACCACGCTGCTGTTGCATTGCGATCAGGTGCTGGTCACCCGCAACGCCAAGCTGCGCATGCCGTTCGTCAACATCGGCCTGTGCCCCGAATTCGGCGCCAGCCTGTTGCTGCCACGCCGCCTCGGCCATGCCCGCGCTGCGAGCCTGCTGCTGTTGGGCAACGGCCTGGACGGCAACGAAGCGGTCAATTGGGGCATTGCCAACGAAGCGTTCGACGACGGCGAGCAATGCCTGGCGGCGGCCCTCAAGATCGCCCAGCGCTTCCTGGCCATGCCCCAGCAAGCCTTGCGCCAGTCCCGGCAGCTGATGAAGCAGGCGTCCCTGGCTGAACTGGAAGCCACCCTGCGCGAAGAAAACACGCTGTTCATCCAGCGCCTGAATACCGACGAGGCGAAAACCGCCTTGAACGCCCTGCTCAATCGCAGTACAGATAAGAATCCACCGAAAGGAAACCAGCCATGA
- a CDS encoding acetyl-CoA C-acyltransferase family protein, with product MNTPEIYVVSAARTAIGTFGGSLKDVPLADLATTAVKAALERAAVDPALVGHLVMGNVIPTETRDAYISRVAAMNAGIPKETPAYNVNRLCGSGLQAIINAAQTLMLGDADIVVGAGAESMSRGPYLMPSARWGSRMGNAQVIDYMLGILHDPFHGIHMGITAENVAARNGITREMQDALALEDQQRAAHAIANGYFSEQIATVEIQDRKGVKLFSVDEHPRATSLEQLAAMKPAFKKDGSVTAGNASGLNDGAAALVMASGNAVQANNLKPLARLVSYAHAGVEPEFMGLGPIPATRLALKRAGLTVADLDVIEANIAFAAQACAVSQELDLDPAKVNPNGSGIALGHPVGATGAIIATKAIHELHRTGGRYALVTMCIGGGQGIAAIFERV from the coding sequence ATGAACACTCCAGAAATCTACGTCGTCAGCGCCGCCCGTACCGCCATCGGTACCTTCGGCGGTTCGCTCAAGGACGTGCCACTGGCCGACCTCGCGACCACGGCCGTGAAAGCCGCCCTGGAGCGAGCCGCCGTGGACCCGGCGCTCGTTGGCCACCTGGTGATGGGCAACGTGATCCCGACCGAAACCCGTGATGCCTACATCTCCCGCGTCGCTGCAATGAACGCCGGCATTCCGAAGGAAACCCCGGCCTACAACGTCAACCGTCTTTGCGGTTCGGGCCTGCAAGCGATCATCAACGCCGCCCAGACCCTGATGCTTGGCGATGCCGACATCGTCGTCGGTGCCGGTGCCGAATCCATGAGCCGTGGCCCGTACCTGATGCCGAGCGCCCGCTGGGGTTCGCGCATGGGCAACGCCCAGGTCATCGACTACATGCTCGGTATCCTGCATGACCCGTTCCATGGCATCCACATGGGCATCACCGCCGAGAACGTCGCCGCGCGCAACGGCATCACCCGCGAAATGCAGGACGCCCTGGCCCTGGAAGACCAGCAACGCGCGGCCCACGCGATTGCCAACGGCTACTTCAGCGAGCAGATCGCGACCGTGGAAATCCAGGATCGCAAAGGCGTCAAACTGTTCAGCGTCGACGAACATCCGCGCGCCACTTCCCTGGAACAGCTGGCAGCCATGAAGCCTGCGTTCAAGAAGGACGGCTCGGTCACCGCCGGCAACGCCTCGGGCCTCAACGACGGCGCCGCCGCACTGGTCATGGCCAGCGGCAATGCGGTCCAGGCCAATAACCTGAAACCCCTCGCCCGCCTGGTCAGCTACGCCCACGCCGGCGTCGAACCGGAGTTCATGGGCCTGGGCCCGATCCCGGCCACCCGCCTGGCGCTCAAGCGCGCCGGCCTGACCGTCGCCGACCTGGACGTGATCGAAGCCAACATCGCCTTCGCCGCCCAGGCTTGCGCCGTCAGCCAGGAACTGGACCTCGACCCGGCCAAGGTCAACCCGAACGGTTCGGGCATCGCCCTGGGCCATCCGGTGGGCGCCACCGGCGCAATCATCGCCACCAAGGCCATCCACGAACTGCATCGCACCGGTGGCCGTTACGCGCTGGTGACCATGTGCATCGGTGGTGGCCAGGGGATTGCGGCGATTTTCGAGCGGGTCTAA
- a CDS encoding aromatic ring-hydroxylating oxygenase subunit alpha — translation MHSFHNRKQQSPIDGWDHQDPEEAFTLPSRYFYDETLFKAERDNIFMHAWHVAGHVSEFAEPGQYVVTDLFDQSVVVAKNRQGQIHAFHNVCQHRGNRLLEERRGTTGGVVRCAYHSWCYEMDGSLRSAPRCEKMKNFELQQFNIPQVRTEEMGGFIYFNLDPNAPSLRDLFPGADEEMRRVFPDLVDMRLIEEQDVIVPANWKVIMDNSIEGYHFKLSGPCHIDLAKLIDFKGYQLSKRDNWWTYIAPANLSVTEAYGVPLRKDLNPDECFFNIGMWPNNTFYTFPFSEFLGSFIMIPLDAERSLLRFGYYSSNAETAEVSKSCMKWMNDDLGPEDIALNISVQKGLRSLGYDQGRYMIDAQRSNESEHLVHHFHRLVFNGIHGSTSI, via the coding sequence ATGCACAGTTTCCACAACCGCAAGCAGCAGAGCCCGATCGATGGCTGGGACCATCAGGACCCGGAAGAGGCCTTCACCCTGCCCTCGCGTTACTTCTATGACGAAACCCTGTTCAAGGCCGAGCGCGATAACATTTTCATGCACGCCTGGCACGTCGCCGGGCACGTCAGTGAGTTCGCCGAGCCGGGTCAGTACGTGGTCACTGACCTGTTCGACCAGAGCGTGGTGGTGGCGAAAAACCGTCAGGGCCAAATCCACGCCTTCCACAACGTTTGCCAGCATCGCGGCAATCGCCTGCTCGAAGAACGGCGCGGCACCACCGGCGGCGTGGTGCGTTGCGCCTATCACTCGTGGTGCTACGAAATGGACGGCAGCCTGCGCAGCGCACCCCGCTGCGAGAAGATGAAAAACTTCGAGTTGCAGCAGTTCAACATCCCGCAGGTGCGCACCGAAGAAATGGGCGGCTTCATTTACTTCAACCTCGACCCGAACGCGCCGTCCCTGCGGGATTTGTTCCCCGGTGCCGACGAGGAAATGCGCCGGGTGTTTCCGGACCTGGTCGACATGCGCCTGATCGAGGAGCAGGACGTGATCGTGCCGGCCAACTGGAAGGTGATCATGGACAACTCCATCGAAGGTTATCACTTCAAGCTGTCGGGGCCGTGCCATATCGACCTGGCGAAGCTGATCGATTTCAAAGGCTATCAGTTGAGCAAACGCGACAACTGGTGGACCTACATCGCCCCGGCCAACCTCTCAGTGACCGAAGCCTACGGCGTGCCCCTGCGCAAGGACCTCAACCCCGACGAGTGCTTCTTCAACATCGGCATGTGGCCGAACAACACCTTCTATACCTTCCCGTTCTCGGAGTTCCTGGGCTCGTTCATCATGATCCCGCTGGACGCCGAACGCTCGCTGCTGCGCTTCGGCTACTACTCCAGCAATGCCGAGACGGCCGAGGTGAGCAAGTCCTGCATGAAGTGGATGAACGACGATCTGGGGCCGGAAGACATCGCGCTGAACATCTCGGTGCAGAAAGGCCTGCGCTCCCTCGGTTACGACCAGGGGCGCTACATGATCGATGCCCAGCGCAGCAATGAAAGCGAGCACCTGGTGCATCACTTTCATCGGTTGGTGTTTAACGGGATTCATGGCTCAACGTCGATCTGA
- a CDS encoding choline dehydrogenase — translation MTDHAFDYLIVGAGSAGCVLANRLGADPAVRILLLEAGPADQSWTIDMPSAVGLVVGGTRYNWSYSSEPEPYLDGRRIGTPRGRTLGGSSSINGMVYIRGHARDYDGWAAQGCAGWGYQDVLPYFKRAQTHADGADEYRGASGHLHVTPGDTTTPLCAAFLAAGAQAGYGLSDDLNGYRQEAFGPVDRTTRAGRRWSTSRGYLREALERGNVQVRTEALALRILFDGKRAAGIEYKHNGEVHQAFARREVLLTAGAINSPQLLLLSGIGPAAELRDLGIEVKHDLPGVGRRLNDHPDTVVQYLCKQPVSLYPWTTAPGKWWIGARWFATHDGLAASNHFEAGAFIRSRAGVEFPDLQLTFMPLAVKPGSVDLVPGHAFQIHIDLMRPTSLGSVTLNSADPRQPPRILFNYLKTEQDRADMRAGARLVREIIAQPAMAAYRGEELVPGPQAQSDEALDAWARQVTETGYHASGTCKMGPVGDTEAVVDPQLRVHGLDGLRVVDASTMPVIVSGNTNAPTVMIAEKASDLIRGLPPLPPVDAPVWIHPQWQTQQR, via the coding sequence ATGACCGACCATGCATTTGACTACCTGATCGTGGGCGCCGGGTCCGCCGGCTGTGTGCTGGCCAACCGTCTGGGCGCGGACCCGGCGGTGCGGATTCTGCTGCTGGAAGCCGGGCCGGCGGACCAGAGCTGGACCATCGACATGCCCTCCGCCGTGGGCCTGGTGGTCGGCGGCACACGCTACAACTGGAGCTACAGCTCGGAACCGGAACCGTATCTGGACGGGCGCAGGATCGGCACGCCGCGCGGCCGCACGCTCGGCGGCTCGTCGTCGATCAATGGCATGGTCTATATCCGTGGCCATGCCCGGGACTACGACGGCTGGGCCGCTCAGGGCTGCGCCGGCTGGGGTTATCAGGACGTGTTGCCGTACTTCAAACGCGCCCAGACCCATGCCGATGGCGCGGATGAATATCGGGGGGCGAGCGGGCATCTGCACGTCACCCCCGGCGATACGACGACGCCATTGTGTGCGGCGTTTCTGGCGGCCGGCGCGCAGGCCGGGTATGGCCTGAGCGATGATTTGAACGGTTATCGCCAGGAAGCCTTCGGCCCGGTTGATCGCACCACCCGCGCCGGTCGGCGCTGGAGCACCTCCCGTGGTTATCTGCGTGAAGCGCTGGAACGCGGCAATGTGCAGGTGCGCACTGAAGCCCTGGCACTGCGCATTCTGTTCGACGGCAAACGCGCCGCCGGCATCGAGTACAAGCACAACGGCGAGGTCCACCAGGCCTTCGCCCGCCGCGAAGTGTTGCTGACCGCCGGGGCCATCAACTCGCCGCAATTGCTGCTGTTGTCCGGCATTGGCCCGGCGGCGGAACTGCGGGACCTGGGCATCGAGGTCAAACACGACCTGCCCGGCGTCGGCCGGCGGCTCAACGACCATCCGGACACGGTGGTGCAATACCTGTGCAAGCAGCCCGTGTCGCTCTACCCGTGGACCACCGCGCCGGGCAAGTGGTGGATCGGCGCACGCTGGTTTGCCACCCACGACGGATTGGCTGCGAGCAATCACTTCGAAGCCGGGGCGTTTATCCGTTCCCGGGCCGGGGTCGAGTTTCCCGATCTGCAACTGACCTTCATGCCCCTGGCGGTCAAACCCGGCAGCGTCGACCTGGTGCCGGGTCATGCGTTCCAGATCCACATTGACCTGATGCGCCCCACCAGCCTGGGCAGCGTCACGCTCAACAGTGCCGACCCCAGGCAGCCGCCGCGCATCCTGTTCAATTACCTGAAAACCGAGCAGGATCGAGCCGACATGCGCGCCGGTGCGCGGCTGGTGCGCGAGATCATTGCGCAACCGGCCATGGCCGCTTACCGGGGTGAAGAGCTGGTGCCCGGCCCGCAGGCGCAAAGTGATGAAGCGCTGGATGCCTGGGCCAGGCAAGTCACGGAAACCGGCTACCATGCCAGCGGCACTTGCAAGATGGGACCGGTGGGCGACACCGAAGCCGTGGTCGATCCGCAACTGCGGGTGCATGGCCTCGACGGATTGCGGGTGGTGGACGCCTCGACCATGCCGGTGATCGTCAGCGGCAACACCAATGCGCCAACGGTGATGATCGCGGAAAAGGCCAGCGACCTGATTCGCGGCTTGCCGCCACTGCCGCCCGTCGATGCCCCGGTATGGATTCATCCACAATGGCAAACGCAGCAACGATAG